The Palaemon carinicauda isolate YSFRI2023 chromosome 37, ASM3689809v2, whole genome shotgun sequence genome contains a region encoding:
- the LOC137629008 gene encoding uncharacterized protein: MPALPAEVTAIVSDFQSSLEVFKGQLKDAFATLDLTTVAAILLVVAAAIIVYDILVYALASASTSRSMMVTPFIAKLASEAWQRRDELGFSNLIDSRSVEDFPAILDALTLAADKYDQEETDLQSEDKKEKKE; encoded by the exons ATGCCTGCCCTTCCAGCAGAAGTAACTGCCATTGTCTCAGACTTCCAGTCAAGCCTGGAAGTCTTCAAAGGGCAGCTCAAAGATGCCTTTGCGACTCTGGACCTAACGACTGTTGCAGCTATTCTCCTTGTAGTAGCAGCAGCAATCATCGTCTATGACATCCTGGTGTACGCTCTGGCCTCTGCATCCACCTCCAGATCTATGATGGTTACGCCCTTCATAGCAAAACTCGCATCCGAAGCGTGGCAGAGGAGAGATGAACTTGGATTCTCAAATCTGATCGACTCCAG ATCAGTCGAGGACTTCCCAGCCATACTGGACGCGCTGACATTGGCAGCAGACAAATACGACCAAGAGGAGACGGATTTGCAAAGCgaagacaagaaagaaaaaaaggagtaa